A single Desulfobaculum xiamenense DNA region contains:
- a CDS encoding bacteriohemerythrin, with the protein MSRIEFTDDMRLGIDDIDEQHEKLIDLINELYEAIMDGSDADVIDEIVDEAHDYIGYHFSTEQDLMERYEYPEIDEHTDEHDDYILRSSEHLVDAGDNREGLAGDVLEFLTDWWVTHIGDTDRRLVEFLKKKGVA; encoded by the coding sequence ATGTCAAGGATAGAATTTACCGACGACATGAGACTCGGCATCGATGACATCGACGAGCAGCACGAGAAGCTCATCGACCTCATCAATGAATTGTACGAGGCCATCATGGACGGCAGCGACGCAGACGTCATAGACGAGATCGTCGACGAGGCCCATGATTATATCGGGTACCACTTCTCCACGGAGCAGGATCTCATGGAGCGCTACGAGTACCCCGAGATTGATGAGCACACCGATGAGCATGACGACTACATCCTGCGTTCGTCGGAGCACCTTGTCGATGCTGGCGACAACCGCGAGGGACTGGCCGGAGACGTGCTTGAGTTCCTGACCGACTGGTGGGTGACGCACATTGGCGATACCGACCGCAGGCTCGTCGAGTTCCTGAAGAAGAAGGGCGTGGCCTAA
- a CDS encoding DUF5989 family protein, with translation MEFLSDLWGFLVVRKKFWLLPIILTLLLFGALIVLTSGTAIAPFIYTVF, from the coding sequence GTGGAATTCTTGAGCGATCTGTGGGGATTTCTGGTTGTCAGGAAGAAGTTCTGGCTGTTGCCCATCATCCTGACACTGCTCCTGTTCGGAGCGCTCATCGTGCTGACCAGCGGCACGGCCATTGCGCCGTTCATCTATACGGTCTTCTGA
- a CDS encoding PHP domain-containing protein — MPIIDLHTHSTASDGTLSPTELVRHASENDVCALALTDHDTVSGLAEACDAGRQYGVEVIPGCELSVTCSTGFMHIVGLFLPQRPERLIRAITTLTENREHRNRHVVEKLQALGLDITYEELLAKAGDGSVGRPHMAQIIFEKGYVRSIQEAFDKYLGDKGQAYISKEKMTPEIAFGLLRDEGATIILAHPFTLRLDHEAMYHRLKELKAMGLDGLECHYTEHTPSMTKLFEGLAYRLDLAVSGGSDFHGSVKPDVRIGVGKGNLAIPPSVLDAIKERRIRQGLPI, encoded by the coding sequence ATGCCCATCATCGACCTGCATACGCATTCAACCGCATCGGACGGGACACTCAGTCCCACGGAACTCGTCCGCCACGCTTCGGAAAACGATGTCTGCGCTCTCGCCCTCACGGACCACGACACCGTCAGCGGCCTCGCCGAGGCCTGCGACGCCGGACGCCAGTACGGCGTGGAAGTCATTCCGGGCTGCGAGCTGAGCGTCACCTGTTCCACGGGCTTCATGCACATCGTCGGCCTGTTCCTGCCGCAGCGGCCAGAGCGGCTCATCCGCGCCATCACCACCCTCACCGAAAACCGCGAGCACCGAAACCGCCACGTCGTGGAGAAACTCCAGGCCCTCGGGCTGGACATCACCTACGAGGAACTGCTCGCCAAGGCTGGCGACGGTAGCGTCGGACGTCCACACATGGCGCAGATCATCTTCGAGAAGGGCTACGTGCGCTCCATTCAGGAGGCCTTCGACAAATACCTCGGCGACAAGGGGCAGGCCTACATCTCCAAGGAAAAGATGACCCCGGAGATCGCCTTCGGCCTGCTGCGCGACGAGGGCGCGACCATCATCCTCGCCCATCCCTTCACCCTGCGCCTCGACCACGAGGCCATGTACCACCGCCTCAAGGAACTGAAGGCAATGGGCCTCGACGGCCTCGAATGCCACTACACGGAGCACACCCCGAGCATGACCAAACTCTTCGAGGGCCTCGCCTACCGGCTGGACCTCGCGGTCAGCGGCGGGTCCGACTTTCACGGCTCGGTCAAGCCCGACGTGCGCATCGGCGTCGGCAAGGGCAACCTCGCCATCCCGCCTAGCGTGCTCGACGCCATCAAGGAACGCAGAATCAGACAGGGACTTCCGATCTAG
- a CDS encoding HD domain-containing phosphohydrolase, whose translation MNRQTILLVDDETGIIDVHREVLEGDDYRVITAKNGREALDILCADAVDLVVSDVRMPLLDGYGMLDGMRERGIDSDVIFLTGYGTIANAVECLHHGACDYLEKPFDIFRLRDKIVSALDARTLRRAGTDGPLALERVRRLREALAGQQRYRDIIGAFLQHVRDTFAPDGMALFMPEGDGLGAEPRVVWGNLLREENGWFEAATPVLCAGDEPRLLRSGDSDAPGCPEDISAMCAGLAVGQGRGRVIVLRRGAARGYTPQNLNLLAFFATHASAAFEALSISRRMQEMNLEIVTSHVASVEAKDVYTRGHSERVGQYAALVGRELGLCDHDVELLRLAGILHDVGKIGVPDGILKKPGRLTEEEFALMRRHPAMGRDIVSKVSSLVELVPIIYHHHERVDGTGYPDGLVGESIPLLARVMSVVDGFEAMTSDRAYQKARTVEQASAILRENAGRQWDARVVDAWLSVVDKGFLFLPN comes from the coding sequence ATGAATAGACAGACCATTCTCCTCGTCGATGACGAGACGGGCATCATCGATGTCCACCGCGAAGTACTCGAAGGCGACGACTATCGGGTGATAACGGCGAAGAACGGCCGTGAGGCGCTGGACATCCTCTGCGCGGACGCCGTGGACCTCGTGGTCTCCGACGTGCGTATGCCGCTGCTCGACGGCTACGGTATGCTCGACGGCATGCGCGAGCGTGGCATCGACTCGGACGTGATCTTCCTCACCGGCTACGGCACCATCGCCAACGCCGTGGAGTGCCTGCATCACGGCGCGTGCGACTATCTCGAAAAGCCCTTCGACATCTTCCGCCTGCGCGACAAGATCGTCTCCGCGCTCGACGCGCGAACCCTGCGCCGGGCCGGGACCGATGGTCCCCTCGCGCTGGAGCGGGTGCGCCGCCTGCGCGAGGCACTTGCCGGACAGCAGCGCTATCGCGACATCATCGGCGCGTTCCTCCAGCACGTGCGTGACACCTTCGCGCCGGACGGCATGGCCCTGTTCATGCCCGAGGGCGACGGACTCGGTGCCGAGCCGCGCGTGGTGTGGGGGAACCTCCTGCGCGAGGAGAACGGCTGGTTCGAGGCGGCTACGCCCGTCCTGTGCGCCGGAGACGAACCCCGCCTGCTGCGTTCCGGGGACAGCGACGCCCCGGGCTGCCCGGAAGATATTTCGGCCATGTGCGCCGGGCTCGCCGTGGGGCAGGGGCGCGGGCGCGTGATCGTGCTGCGGCGCGGCGCGGCGCGCGGCTATACACCGCAGAATCTCAACCTGCTCGCCTTTTTCGCCACCCATGCCTCGGCCGCCTTCGAGGCGCTTTCCATCTCTCGACGCATGCAGGAGATGAATCTGGAGATCGTCACCTCCCACGTGGCTTCGGTGGAGGCCAAGGACGTCTATACCCGTGGCCATTCCGAGCGCGTGGGCCAGTATGCCGCGCTTGTCGGGCGCGAACTTGGACTGTGCGATCACGATGTGGAACTGTTGCGTCTGGCGGGCATCCTGCACGACGTGGGCAAGATCGGCGTTCCAGACGGCATCCTCAAGAAGCCGGGGCGGCTCACCGAGGAGGAATTCGCCCTCATGCGCAGGCACCCGGCCATGGGGCGCGACATCGTGTCCAAGGTCTCCTCGCTGGTCGAGCTGGTGCCCATCATCTACCACCATCATGAGCGCGTGGACGGGACCGGCTATCCCGATGGCCTCGTCGGGGAGTCCATTCCCCTGCTGGCTCGCGTGATGAGCGTGGTGGACGGCTTCGAGGCCATGACCTCGGACCGCGCCTACCAGAAGGCGCGCACCGTGGAGCAGGCGAGCGCCATCCTGCGCGAGAACGCCGGACGCCAGTGGGACGCTCGTGTTGTCGACGCGTGGCTGTCCGTGGTGGACAAGGGATTTCTGTTCCTTCCCAACTGA
- a CDS encoding peptidase U32 family protein, translating into MTPRIPELLAPAGNLEKLETAILYGARAVYLGGPAMNLRAQSAGFGWQELAEAITLAHASGVAAYLCLNALPRQQDLPQLAEAMDRVADMADAARPDALIIADPGVLMMARRRLPHIPVHLSTQANTANSESAAFWREFGVTRVNLARELGLRGIRDIAHALPGLELEVFAHGAMCMAVSGRCVLSAHMNARSANLGQCTHPCRFNYAVRAVAVEERTRPGELAWEIHEEDGWSSILAAEDLCLVKFAPWFARTGVSALKIEGRMKSGGYLAQVLDAYATALTDFAAGTFRPAAYLAELTNTASRPLTTGFFLPGDRRISYPRPEEPRPVLARVTERIDDDAWTVAIRSKWDATAPVRVIAPGLKRPMLSAEDYALENELGERVVTGHSGTTLTLRAAHPALRKGLFLRS; encoded by the coding sequence ATGACGCCCCGCATCCCCGAACTTCTGGCCCCGGCCGGAAACCTCGAAAAACTCGAAACGGCCATCCTCTACGGAGCGCGCGCCGTGTACCTCGGCGGCCCGGCCATGAACCTGCGTGCGCAGAGCGCCGGGTTCGGCTGGCAGGAACTGGCCGAGGCCATCACCCTCGCCCATGCATCGGGCGTGGCCGCCTACCTGTGCCTCAACGCCCTGCCCCGCCAGCAGGACCTGCCCCAACTGGCCGAGGCCATGGACCGCGTGGCCGACATGGCCGACGCCGCGCGCCCCGATGCGCTCATCATCGCCGACCCCGGCGTGCTGATGATGGCCCGCAGACGCCTGCCCCACATCCCGGTGCACCTGTCCACGCAGGCCAACACAGCCAACAGCGAGTCCGCGGCCTTCTGGCGCGAATTTGGCGTGACCCGCGTGAATCTCGCCCGCGAGCTGGGCCTTCGCGGCATCCGCGACATCGCCCACGCCCTGCCCGGCCTCGAACTGGAAGTCTTCGCCCACGGAGCCATGTGCATGGCCGTGTCCGGGCGCTGTGTGCTCTCGGCGCACATGAACGCCCGCTCGGCCAACCTCGGCCAGTGCACGCACCCCTGCCGCTTCAACTACGCGGTGCGCGCCGTGGCCGTCGAGGAACGCACCCGCCCCGGCGAACTGGCGTGGGAGATTCACGAGGAGGACGGCTGGTCCTCCATCCTCGCGGCGGAGGACCTCTGTCTGGTCAAGTTCGCCCCGTGGTTCGCACGCACGGGCGTCTCGGCCCTCAAGATCGAAGGACGTATGAAATCCGGCGGCTACCTCGCGCAGGTGCTGGACGCCTACGCCACGGCGCTGACCGACTTCGCGGCAGGCACATTCCGCCCGGCGGCCTACCTCGCGGAGCTGACCAACACGGCCTCGCGCCCGCTGACCACCGGCTTCTTCCTGCCCGGGGACCGGCGCATCAGCTACCCCCGGCCCGAGGAACCGCGCCCCGTGCTCGCCCGCGTCACCGAGCGCATCGACGACGACGCATGGACCGTGGCCATCCGCTCCAAGTGGGACGCCACCGCCCCGGTGCGCGTCATCGCGCCGGGCCTTAAGCGCCCCATGCTCTCCGCAGAAGACTACGCGCTGGAAAACGAGCTTGGCGAGCGCGTGGTGACCGGGCACTCCGGCACCACGCTCACCCTGCGCGCGGCGCATCCCGCCCTGCGCAAGGGCCTGTTCCTGCGCTCCTGA
- a CDS encoding Trm112 family protein has product MALNKELLDILACPKSKDPVRLTPRGDGLYCDACKLVYPIRDDIPIMLVEEAVPADEWPGGVGEPVVAGK; this is encoded by the coding sequence ATGGCTCTGAACAAGGAACTTCTCGATATCCTGGCCTGCCCCAAGAGCAAGGACCCCGTGCGCCTGACCCCTCGCGGGGACGGCCTCTACTGCGACGCGTGCAAGCTGGTCTATCCCATCCGTGACGACATTCCCATCATGCTGGTGGAGGAGGCCGTACCCGCCGACGAGTGGCCCGGCGGTGTCGGCGAACCGGTGGTGGCAGGCAAGTAG
- a CDS encoding pyridoxal phosphate-dependent aminotransferase, translating to MQILASQIKGYLSNSSMIRKMFEAGLELKAKYGEDAVCDFSLGNPDLPAPAAVGQALADIAANADKPFAFGYMPNSGYGYAREALAEHLSREQGITIAPSGLIITCGAAGGLNALFRAILEAGDEVVCPAPYFVEYGFYVSNYGGSLKPVPARPLTFELDLEAMDAAIGKNTRAVLVNSPNNPTGAVYTEEELRGLAAILERKSREFGRPIFLISDEPYRFLTYDGVEVPSILPLYPYAIAVSSFSKNLSLAGERVGYVVPSPNMPELDELIAALTLTNRILGFVNAPAIGQALMARAIGSQVNVTVYAERRKAMTRVLDDAGFNFTMPKGAFYFFPEAPGGDDKALARALQEERILAVPGSGFGCPGYFRLAFCVGEEVIRRSADGFRKVYEKLSK from the coding sequence ATGCAGATTCTGGCCTCTCAGATCAAGGGTTACCTCAGCAACTCTTCCATGATCCGCAAGATGTTCGAGGCAGGGCTGGAGCTCAAGGCCAAGTACGGCGAAGACGCCGTGTGCGACTTCAGCCTCGGCAATCCGGACCTTCCCGCTCCCGCCGCCGTGGGGCAGGCGCTGGCCGACATCGCCGCCAACGCTGACAAGCCCTTCGCCTTCGGCTACATGCCGAACTCCGGCTACGGCTACGCCCGCGAGGCGCTGGCCGAGCACCTCTCCCGCGAGCAGGGCATCACCATCGCCCCGAGCGGACTCATCATCACCTGCGGCGCGGCTGGCGGACTCAACGCCCTGTTCCGCGCCATCCTCGAAGCCGGTGACGAGGTCGTGTGCCCCGCCCCGTACTTCGTCGAATACGGCTTCTACGTCTCCAACTACGGCGGCAGCCTGAAGCCGGTGCCCGCCCGTCCGCTGACCTTCGAGCTGGACCTCGAAGCCATGGACGCCGCCATCGGCAAGAACACCCGCGCGGTGCTGGTCAACTCGCCCAACAACCCCACCGGCGCGGTGTACACCGAAGAGGAACTGCGCGGACTGGCCGCCATCCTTGAACGCAAGTCGCGCGAGTTCGGACGGCCCATCTTCCTCATCTCCGACGAGCCGTACCGCTTTTTGACCTACGACGGCGTGGAGGTTCCCTCCATCCTGCCGCTGTATCCCTACGCCATCGCCGTCAGCTCCTTCTCCAAGAATCTCTCGCTGGCTGGCGAACGCGTGGGCTACGTGGTGCCCTCGCCCAACATGCCCGAGCTTGACGAACTCATCGCTGCCCTGACGCTCACCAACCGCATCCTCGGCTTCGTGAACGCCCCGGCCATCGGGCAGGCGCTCATGGCGCGGGCCATCGGTTCGCAGGTCAACGTCACCGTCTACGCCGAACGCCGCAAGGCCATGACCCGCGTGCTCGACGACGCTGGCTTCAACTTCACCATGCCCAAGGGCGCGTTCTACTTCTTCCCCGAGGCTCCCGGCGGCGACGACAAGGCCCTCGCCCGTGCCCTTCAGGAAGAGCGTATCCTCGCGGTGCCCGGCTCCGGCTTCGGCTGCCCTGGCTACTTCCGCCTCGCCTTCTGCGTTGGCGAGGAGGTCATCCGCCGCTCCGCCGACGGCTTCCGCAAGGTCTACGAAAAGCTCTCCAAGTAG
- a CDS encoding HDOD domain-containing protein: protein MHSDDRSRFSESTDVKSVIRHIDQLPAPPAVATKILTEVMEGDADFREISRIIASDPALTLKVLKIANSMAYGYRGKIASVESAIATIGFATLKNALLSVIIRDAFFKEPHTRDPELLLIWKHTLACAVAAELVAARVRPELRNTAFAAGIVHDCGKLVLLTALPQTYEPLLATARRTGAALLDLEAETLGVEHTQAGKWLMQKWGLPDALVDAAWLHHQSPEALCDLGPEGLCIAITALADFLAHEVMADETARPADATRDALALRFGLSETDLDDIKKRIGEGYAERADMFELEQDAALFYFEALQRANAALSGMNAELFDTGDRLRRANRILEAIAVAGPALPELRDALDIFIFIAGTLRTRLSAREGFVYRMDAQEHALEGLYWKDATTREVRLPLTDDLAPVLDAADLPDELRAALSGLRARANACCGDGLPTALSCIKPYCIAPLVTADGFAGELLFTPDIEAGRLLPQEHAGYLQLAALVSASVERMSLLARLENRAERLATALRNLKRLNAKLVQAERLAAVGQLAAGAAHEINNPLAIIYARTQLLEHKETDEKKKRDFQQMLAQIERITSILNNLMDFARPAPPRIEKTSLNDVVTRATALVQGGLGKQGIRLETALDPNLSPILGDANQLEQVLLNLLINAEHAVAERIASQGSAATAGIIRVATRLGSAGRGAVLTVTDNGVGISKDNLSKIFDPFFTTKEEGKGTGLGLSTSYGIVTGHNGDLRYDSTPGRGTTATVLLPLAVPTGTPRSTPAGEADPQAILVVDDEQHIRDILREALEARGYAVDTAEDGDKGLAKLERRRYRLMLLDIRMPARDGLSLLAHAQHAAKEMPVIILTGMAGPEEIAQAEKLGAKRCIRKPFQIEALVKDIETVLAEVKT from the coding sequence ATGCATTCCGACGACCGCTCACGATTCTCCGAGTCCACGGACGTGAAGTCCGTCATCCGGCACATCGACCAGCTCCCCGCGCCACCGGCAGTGGCCACGAAAATCCTGACCGAAGTCATGGAGGGTGATGCCGACTTCCGAGAAATCTCCCGCATCATCGCTTCCGACCCGGCCCTGACGCTCAAGGTGCTGAAGATCGCCAACTCCATGGCCTACGGCTATCGGGGGAAGATCGCCAGCGTGGAATCGGCCATCGCGACCATCGGCTTCGCCACGCTCAAGAACGCCCTGCTCTCGGTCATCATCCGCGACGCATTCTTCAAGGAACCCCACACGCGCGACCCGGAACTGCTTCTCATCTGGAAGCATACCCTCGCCTGCGCCGTGGCGGCGGAGCTTGTGGCCGCCCGCGTGCGTCCGGAACTGCGCAACACGGCCTTCGCCGCAGGCATCGTCCACGACTGCGGCAAGCTGGTGCTGCTGACCGCCCTGCCGCAGACCTACGAACCGCTGCTCGCCACCGCGCGGCGCACGGGCGCGGCGCTTCTGGACCTCGAAGCCGAAACCCTCGGCGTGGAGCACACGCAGGCCGGAAAGTGGCTCATGCAGAAATGGGGACTGCCCGACGCGCTGGTCGATGCCGCATGGCTGCACCACCAGTCTCCCGAAGCGCTTTGCGACCTCGGCCCGGAAGGCCTGTGCATCGCCATCACCGCTTTAGCCGACTTCCTCGCCCACGAGGTCATGGCCGACGAGACCGCCCGCCCGGCGGACGCCACGCGTGACGCGCTGGCCCTGCGTTTCGGCCTGTCCGAAACCGACCTCGACGACATCAAGAAGCGCATCGGCGAAGGCTACGCCGAGCGCGCCGACATGTTCGAGCTGGAGCAGGACGCGGCGCTCTTCTACTTCGAAGCGCTCCAGCGGGCCAATGCCGCCCTTTCCGGCATGAACGCCGAGCTTTTCGACACGGGCGACCGCCTGCGCCGGGCCAACCGCATTCTCGAAGCCATCGCCGTGGCCGGTCCTGCCCTGCCCGAACTGCGCGATGCGCTCGACATCTTCATCTTCATCGCCGGGACGCTGCGCACCCGCCTGTCGGCCCGCGAGGGCTTCGTGTACCGCATGGATGCGCAGGAGCACGCCCTCGAAGGCCTGTACTGGAAGGACGCCACCACCCGCGAAGTGCGCCTGCCACTGACGGACGACCTCGCCCCGGTTCTCGACGCGGCCGACCTCCCGGACGAGCTTCGCGCGGCGCTGTCCGGGCTTCGCGCCCGTGCAAACGCGTGCTGCGGCGACGGCCTGCCCACCGCGCTCTCCTGCATCAAGCCCTATTGCATTGCCCCGCTCGTCACCGCCGACGGCTTCGCCGGAGAGCTGCTTTTCACCCCGGACATCGAAGCCGGGCGGCTTCTGCCGCAGGAGCATGCGGGCTATCTGCAACTGGCCGCGCTGGTTTCCGCGTCCGTGGAACGCATGTCCCTGCTCGCGCGGCTCGAAAACCGCGCCGAGCGGCTGGCCACGGCGCTACGCAACTTGAAGCGCCTAAACGCCAAGCTGGTGCAGGCCGAGCGGCTGGCCGCCGTCGGTCAGCTCGCCGCGGGAGCCGCGCACGAGATCAACAATCCGCTGGCCATCATCTACGCCCGCACCCAACTGCTGGAGCACAAGGAAACCGACGAAAAGAAAAAGCGCGACTTCCAGCAGATGCTCGCACAGATCGAGCGCATCACGTCCATCCTCAACAACCTCATGGACTTCGCGCGCCCCGCTCCGCCGCGCATAGAGAAAACCTCGCTCAACGACGTGGTCACCCGGGCGACGGCACTTGTGCAGGGCGGGCTTGGCAAGCAGGGCATCCGCCTCGAAACGGCCCTCGACCCCAACCTTTCGCCCATCCTCGGCGACGCGAACCAGCTCGAACAGGTGCTGCTCAATCTGCTCATCAACGCGGAGCATGCCGTGGCAGAACGCATCGCCTCGCAGGGCAGCGCAGCCACGGCGGGAATCATCCGCGTCGCCACCCGCCTCGGCTCCGCCGGGCGCGGGGCGGTGCTCACCGTCACAGACAACGGCGTCGGTATCTCCAAGGACAATCTTTCCAAAATATTCGACCCGTTCTTCACCACCAAGGAAGAGGGCAAGGGCACGGGCCTCGGCCTGTCCACGTCCTACGGCATCGTCACCGGCCACAACGGCGACCTGCGCTACGACAGCACGCCCGGACGCGGAACCACGGCCACGGTGCTGCTACCGCTGGCCGTACCGACCGGCACCCCGCGCAGCACCCCGGCTGGCGAAGCCGACCCGCAGGCCATCCTCGTGGTGGACGACGAACAGCACATCCGCGATATCCTGCGCGAGGCGCTGGAGGCACGCGGCTACGCCGTGGACACCGCAGAGGACGGCGACAAGGGCCTCGCCAAGCTGGAACGCCGCCGCTATCGGCTCATGCTCCTCGACATCCGCATGCCCGCGCGCGACGGCCTGTCGCTTCTGGCCCACGCCCAGCACGCCGCGAAGGAGATGCCCGTCATCATCCTGACCGGCATGGCGGGCCCGGAGGAAATCGCGCAGGCCGAAAAGCTCGGGGCCAAGCGCTGCATCCGCAAGCCGTTCCAGATCGAGGCCCTCGTGAAGGACATTGAAACCGTGCTCGCCGAGGTCAAGACATGA
- a CDS encoding carbamoyltransferase family protein gives MGGAILGISAFYHDSAAVLLRGGRIVAAAQEERFTRRKHDPAFPRNAVRYVLDEGGLRLEDLDAVAFYDKPYLKFERLLETYHGFAPRGLTSFLSAIPVWIREKLFMRRLMRDELGPALDAEVPLLFPEHHLSHAASAFYPSPFPEAAILTLDGVGEWATMSICRGSGRDITILRELRFPHSLGLLYSAFTAYCGFRVNSGEYKLMGLAPYGRADGERVREWKARILDEVVDLRPDGSLLLNMDYFNYATGLTMFTADRWRETFGIPPREPESAISQEYMDMALAVQQVTEDAVFRLARTARELTGLENLVMAGGVALNCVANGKLVRSGIFRDVWVQPAAGDAGGALGAALVAHHIWQGNEREVQSGDAMHGAYLGPSFGEGSIMRTARRFDAPFVRYDDFATLCDDVAGLIAQGKVVGWFQGRMEFGPRALGNRSIVGDPRDPEMQRKLNLKIKYREGFRPFAPSVMEEESASYFGLDRPSPYMLLVAPVAEDIRNPLPEGYDDMDLHRRLYVLRSTIPAVTHVDYSARIQSVNRDTNPRYWSLIDAFRRLTGCALVVNTSFNVRGEPIVCTPHDAYTCFMRTEMDVLVLGDFLFRKEEQPPWRESADWRETFALD, from the coding sequence ATGGGCGGAGCCATTCTCGGCATATCGGCCTTCTATCACGACAGCGCGGCGGTGCTGCTGCGCGGCGGGCGCATTGTCGCCGCTGCGCAGGAGGAGCGCTTTACCCGGCGCAAGCACGATCCCGCCTTTCCACGCAACGCCGTGCGCTACGTCCTCGACGAGGGTGGGCTGCGGCTGGAGGATCTGGACGCCGTCGCCTTCTACGACAAGCCCTACCTCAAGTTCGAGCGGCTCTTGGAAACCTACCACGGTTTCGCGCCGCGCGGCCTGACGAGCTTTCTCTCCGCCATTCCGGTGTGGATTCGCGAAAAGCTCTTCATGCGGCGGCTTATGCGCGACGAACTCGGCCCCGCGCTGGACGCCGAGGTGCCGCTGCTCTTCCCGGAGCATCACCTCTCGCACGCGGCGTCGGCCTTCTATCCCTCGCCCTTTCCCGAGGCGGCCATCCTCACGCTGGACGGCGTGGGCGAATGGGCCACCATGAGCATCTGCCGGGGCAGCGGGCGTGATATCACCATCCTGCGCGAGCTGCGCTTTCCGCATTCGCTGGGGCTTTTGTATTCGGCGTTCACGGCGTACTGCGGCTTTCGCGTTAATAGCGGCGAGTACAAACTGATGGGACTCGCTCCCTATGGCCGGGCCGACGGCGAGCGCGTTCGCGAGTGGAAGGCCCGCATCCTCGACGAGGTCGTGGACCTGCGTCCGGACGGCTCGCTACTCCTCAACATGGACTATTTCAATTACGCCACCGGGCTGACCATGTTCACAGCGGACCGCTGGCGCGAAACGTTCGGCATCCCCCCGCGCGAGCCGGAAAGCGCCATCTCGCAGGAGTACATGGACATGGCGTTGGCCGTGCAGCAGGTCACCGAAGATGCCGTGTTCCGGCTGGCGCGCACCGCCCGAGAACTGACGGGGCTTGAGAACCTCGTCATGGCCGGGGGCGTGGCCCTTAACTGCGTGGCCAACGGTAAGCTTGTGCGCAGCGGCATCTTTCGCGACGTGTGGGTGCAGCCTGCGGCGGGCGACGCCGGGGGTGCACTTGGCGCGGCGCTGGTGGCGCATCACATCTGGCAGGGGAACGAGCGCGAGGTGCAGAGCGGGGACGCCATGCATGGCGCCTACCTCGGTCCGTCCTTCGGCGAGGGCAGCATTATGCGCACGGCGCGGCGTTTCGACGCGCCCTTCGTGCGTTATGACGATTTTGCGACGCTCTGCGACGATGTGGCCGGGCTGATCGCGCAGGGCAAGGTGGTGGGCTGGTTTCAGGGGCGCATGGAATTTGGGCCGCGCGCCCTTGGCAACCGGAGCATCGTCGGCGACCCGCGCGACCCCGAGATGCAGCGCAAGCTGAACCTCAAGATCAAGTACCGCGAGGGCTTCCGGCCCTTCGCCCCCTCGGTCATGGAGGAGGAATCGGCCAGCTACTTCGGGCTGGATCGACCCTCGCCGTACATGCTTCTCGTCGCGCCCGTGGCGGAGGACATCCGCAATCCGCTGCCCGAGGGCTACGACGACATGGACCTGCACCGGCGGCTCTACGTGCTGCGTTCGACCATTCCGGCCGTGACGCACGTGGACTATTCGGCGCGCATCCAGAGCGTGAACCGCGACACCAATCCGCGCTACTGGTCCCTCATCGACGCCTTCCGGCGTCTGACGGGGTGCGCTCTGGTGGTCAACACGAGCTTCAATGTGCGCGGCGAGCCCATCGTGTGCACCCCGCACGACGCCTACACCTGCTTCATGCGTACGGAGATGGATGTGCTGGTGCTCGGCGATTTTCTGTTCCGCAAGGAGGAGCAGCCGCCGTGGCGCGAATCCGCCGACTGGCGCGAGACCTTTGCCCTCGATTGA